In one window of Helianthus annuus cultivar XRQ/B chromosome 17, HanXRQr2.0-SUNRISE, whole genome shotgun sequence DNA:
- the LOC110876255 gene encoding ATP-dependent DNA helicase PIF1-like — protein MIHKHAFEALDRTLKDILMPDCSNSEALPFGGKVIVFGGDFRQILPVVPNGSRQDIVNASLSSSYIWNKCKLLTLTKNMRLTVGMNHGDIDKTKEFAKWILDIGEGKLGGRNDGEAVIDIPQELLITESTNPIGNLINFVYPSILESFNDPNYFQERAILAPKNDVVHEINDTLLAMFPGDHKEYLSSDSICQSENVTDHIRHNVYPPDVLNGLKVSRMPNHKLVLKVGVPIMLLRNLDQKNGLCNGTRLQVVKLGDRIIEAKVISGNNIGTRTFIPRINISPSDKRIPFKLQRRQFPIAVCFAMTINKSQGQSLSKVGLFLKQPVFTHGQLYVAVSRVKSMDGLRMLILDVEGNVTNKTTNVVYKEIFSNL, from the coding sequence ATGATTCATAAACATGCCTTTGAAGCATTGGATAGAACCTTAAAAGATATATTGATGCCTGATTGTTCAAATAGCGAAGCTTTACCATTTGGAGGAAAGGTAATTGTATTTGGTGGTGACTTTAGACAGATTCTTCCTGTTGTTCCTAATGGCTCTAGACAAGATATCGTGAATGCTTCCCTGAGTTCGTCATATATATGGAATAAATGCAAGTTACTAACGCTAACAAAAAACATGAGGCTCACTGTTGGCATGAATCATGGTGATATTGACAAGACAAAAGAGTTTGCTAAATGGATTTTGGATATTGGCGAGGGAAAACTTGGTGGTCGCAACGACGGAGAAGCTGTTATTGATATACCTCAAGAACTGTTGATTACTGAGTCCACTAACCCTATTGGTAATCTGATCAACTTTGTGTATCCTTCGATACTTGAATCGTTCAATGATCCAAATTATTTTCAGGAAAGAGCCATACTTGCTCCTAAGAACGACGTTGTTCACGAGATAAATGATACCTTATTAGCAATGTTTCCTGGTGATCATAAAGAGTATCTAAGTTCAGATTCCATCTGCCAATCTGAGAATGTAACTGACCATATTCGACACAATGTTTACCCCCCCGATGTTCTAAATGGTCTTAAGGTTTCCAGAATGCCGAATCATAAGTTGGTTTTAAAAGTTGGTGTTCCTATCATGCTGTTACGTAACCTTGATCAGAAAAACGGTCTGTGCAATGGTACAAGATTACAAGTCGTAAAACTTGGTGATCGGATTATTGAAGCAAAAGTGATTTCTGGTAATAATATTGGTACTAGAACTTTTATACCAAGGATCAATATTTCCCCCTCTGACAAACGAATACCTTTCAAGCTTCAAAGAAGGCAATTCCCGATAGCTGTGTGTTTTGCAATGACGATAAATAAAAGTCAGGGACAGTCGTTATCTAAGGTTGGTTTGTTTCTAAAGCAGCCTGTTTTCACTCACGGACAACTATATGTTGCAGTTTCAAGAGTCAAAAGCATGGATGGTTTAAGGATGTTAATATTAGATGTTGAGGGGAACGTTACTAATAAGACTACAAATGTTGTGTACAAAGAGATATtctcaaatttatag